From Spea bombifrons isolate aSpeBom1 chromosome 6, aSpeBom1.2.pri, whole genome shotgun sequence, a single genomic window includes:
- the SLC30A7 gene encoding zinc transporter 7, with protein MLPLSIKDDEYKPPKFNLVRKVSGWIRSIFSDSTSRNLFCFLCLNLSFAFVELFYGIWSNSLGLISDSFHMFFDCTALLAGLAASVISRWKTNEAFSYGFVRAEVLAGFVNGLFLIFTAFFIFSEGVERALDTPEVHHERLLPVSILGFLVNLVGIFVFQHGGSHGHSHDGAHGHSHSLFNGSLSHGHSHGGGHGHSHGEGHGHSHGGNHGHSHGGGHGHSHKQGHGFDSSCPDEPPAEHRGSSKQILEGVFLHIVADALGSVGVIISTILMQQYGLMIADPICSMLIAMLIMVSVIPLLKQSIGILMQRTPPSLDHVLPQCYQRVQQLEGVYHLHDPHFWTLCTDVYIGTLKLVIGPEADARWILSQTHNIFTQAGVRQLYVQIDSAVM; from the exons ATGTTGCCGCTTTCTATTAAAGATGATGAATATAAGCCTCCGAAATTCAACCTGGTGCGGAAGGTGTCCGGGTGGATCAG GTCCATCTTTTCGGACTCCACATCCAGGAACCTCTTCTGCTTTCTATGTTTGAATCTGTCCTTTGCGTTTGTGGAACTTTTCTATGGAATATGGAGCAACAG CTTGGGCTTGATCTCCGACTCTTTTCACATGTTTTTTGACTGTACGGCTTTGTTAGCGGGACTGGCAGCCTCTGTTATCTCTCGGTGGAAAACGAATGAAGCTTTTTCTTACGG ATTTGTCAGAGCAGAGGTCTTGGCTGGGTTTGTCAATGGCCTGTTCCTGATTTTCACAGCATTTTTCATCTTCTCTGAAGGTGTGGAG CGAGCGCTGGACACCCCGGAGGTCCATCACGAGCGTCTCCTTCCTGTGTCCATTCTGGGATTCCTTGTGAACCTCGTTGGGATATTTGTGTTCCAGCATGGGGGAAGCCATGGACACTCTCATGACGGTG CTCATGGTCACAGCCATTCCTTATTTAACGGTTCCTTAAGCCACGGACACAGTCATGGAGGGGGTCATGGGCACAGCCATGGGGAAGGCCATGGACACAGTCACGGTGGAAACCACGGCCACAGCCATGGAGGAGGACACGGCCACAGCCATAAACAAGGACATGGTTTTGATTCATCCTGTCCTG ATGAGCCACCTGCAGAGCACAGAGGGTCCAGCAAGCAGATTTTAGAAG GGGTGTTCTTACACATTGTTGCGGACGCGCTCGGCAGCGTTGGGGTAATAATCTCCACTATCCTAATGCAACAATATGGGCTGATGATCGCTGATCCCATTTGCTCAATGCTTATCGCTATGCTCATCATGGTCAG TGTGATCCCGCTGCTAAAGCAGTCCATCGGCATCTTGATGCAGCGGACCCCTCCTTCTCTGGACCATGTGCTTCCTCAGTGTTATCAGCGG GTGCAGCAACTAGAAGGAGTCTACCATTTGCATGACCCTCATTTCTGGACCCTCTGCACAGATGTTTACATTGGGACTTTGAAGCTGGTTATCGGTCCGGAGGCAGATGCTCGCTGGATTTTGAGCCAAACACACAATATTTTTACACAG GCCGGTGTCAGACAGTTGTACGTTCAAATAGATTCTGCCGTTATGTAA